Proteins from a genomic interval of Calypte anna isolate BGI_N300 chromosome 19, bCalAnn1_v1.p, whole genome shotgun sequence:
- the SLC13A5 gene encoding solute carrier family 13 member 5 isoform X1, with protein sequence MAPTCLRPLMRYRSFAILFLTPLLLLPLPVAVPTREAKCAYIIIIMAVYWCTEVIPLAVTSLMPVVFFPLLGVQSSKLVCLQYLNDTNMLFLGGLIVAISVEQWNLHKRIALRVLLILGVKPALLMLGFMIVTAFLSMWISNTATTAMMVPIVQAVLDQMDNTEYDVTMMEQAPGQTSTVVELEEKNADPTVVHVISNGQVPDDPRSSEEMKMRKHICKGMTLCVCYAASIGGTATLTGTGPNMVLKGQMNQLYPNNNDVVNFASWFGFAFPNMILMLVLAWLWLQCSFMGLNFKKSWGCGTERTAKEKAAYNVLKAEMKKLGPISYAEFNVLLMFILLVLLWFSRHPGFVKGWATRLFPEGEKYITDSAPAVFIALLLFVLPANKPKFISWNPSASDPEQPEEDIKKAFLSAPLLDWNVVQRKMPWSIVLLLGGGFALADASANSGLSAWLGHQMTPLGSIPPWAIATVLSLIIAVFTECTSNVATATLFLPVFSSMAASVKIHPLYVMLPGTLSASFAFMLPVATPPNAIVFSYGHIRVLDMVLGTINSPPTVVPRHLQWHATLSTQLAACGAASSLFHGMVEHVYKQFHLESVTKEEASSSA encoded by the exons ATGGCCCCGACCTGCCTGCGGCCCCTGATGAGGTACCGGTCCTTCGCAATCCTCTTCCTCAcaccgctgctgctgctgccattgcCGGTCGCTGTACCGACGCGG GAGGCCAAATGTGCAtatatcatcatcatcatggcAGTGTACTGGTGCACTGAAGTGATCCCGCTGGCTGTTACCTCCCTCATGCCTGTGgtatttttccctctgcttggaGTTCAGAGCTCTAAATTA GTGTGCTTGCAGTACCTAAACGACACAAACATGCTCTTTCTTGGAGGCCTGATTGTTGCAATTTCTGTTGAGCAATGGAATCTTCACAAAAGGATTGCGCTGAGGGTCCTGCTGATTCTTGGGGTGAAGCCTGCACT cCTCATGCTGGGATTTATGATAGTCACTGCCTTCCTATCCATGTGGATAAGTAACACAGCCACCACTGCTATGATGGTTCCCATTGTCCAGGCTGTCCTGGATCAAATGGACAACACAGAGTATGATGTGACCATGATGGAACAAGCACCTGGGCAAACAAGTACAGTGGTTGAGTTGGAGGAAAAGAATGCAGATCCCACTGTGGTGCATG TCATAAGCAATGGACAAGTCCCTGATGACCCCAGATCTtctgaggaaatgaaaatgaggaAGCATATATGTAAGGGAATGACACTCTGTGTATGCTATGCTGCCAGCATTGGGGGAACTGCAACACTCACTGGAACAGGACCAAACATGGTATTGAAAGGCCAGATGAATCA gctgTACCCCAACAATAATGATGTTGTGAATTTTGCTTCCTGGTTTGGGTTTGCATTCCCAAATATGATTCTGATGTTGGTGTTAGCTTGGCTTTGGCTACAGTGCTCCTTCATGGGACTCAA ctttaaaaaaagctggggctgtgggacaGAGAGAACTGctaaagaaaaagctgcatACAACGTGCTGAaggcagaaatgaagaaattaggCCCAATCTCTTATGCTGAATTCAATGTCCTCctaatgtttattttgctgGTTCTCTTATGGTTTTCCAGACACCCCGGCTTTGTAAAGGGCTGGGCCACCAGGCTCTtcccagaaggagaaaa gtaTATCACTGattctgctcctgctgtgttTATTGCCCTTCTACTGTTTGTCCTTCCTGCCAATAAACCCAAATTCATAAGCTGGAATCCAAGTGCGTCTGACCCTGAACAGCCTGaagaag AtataaaaaaggcatttttatcAGCCCCGCTGCTAGACTGGAATGTGGTTCAGAGGAAGATGCCCTGGAGcattgtgctgctgctgggaggaggttTTGCTTTGGCTGATGCAAGTGCA aaCTCTGGGCTCTCAGCTTGGCTGGGTCATCAAATGACTCCACTAGGATCTATCCCACCGTGGGCCATTGCAACAGTACTTTCACTTATTATAGCTGTCTTCACTGAATGCACCAGTAATGTTGCCACAGCCACCCTCTTCCTACCTGTCTTTTCATCCATG GCTGCATCTGTCAAGATCCATCCTTTGTATGTTATGCTGCCTGGTACTCTCAGTGCTTCCTTTGCCTTCATGCTACCTGTTGCAACACCACCAAATGCAATAGTGTTTTCCTATGGTCACATCCGTGTTTTGGATATG GTTCTGGGCACCATAAACTCACCACCCACTGTTGTTCCCAGGCACCTCCAATGGCACGCAACCCTGTCTACCCAGCTGGCTGCGTGTGGTGCAGCCTCATCCCTTTTCCATGGCATGGTAGAACATGTGTATAAACAGTTTCACTTGGAAAGTGTAACTAAGGAGGAAGCCAGTTCTAGTGCCTAG
- the SLC13A5 gene encoding solute carrier family 13 member 5 isoform X2, protein MAPTCLRPLMRYRSFAILFLTPLLLLPLPVAVPTREAKCAYIIIIMAVYWCTEVIPLAVTSLMPVVFFPLLGVQSSKLVCLQYLNDTNMLFLGGLIVAISVEQWNLHKRIALRVLLILGVKPALLMLGFMIVTAFLSMWISNTATTAMMVPIVQAVLDQMDNTEYDVTMMEQAPGQTSTVVELEEKNADPTVVHVISNGQVPDDPRSSEEMKMRKHICKGMTLCVCYAASIGGTATLTGTGPNMVLKGQMNQLYPNNNDVVNFASWFGFAFPNMILMLVLAWLWLQCSFMGLNFKKSWGCGTERTAKEKAAYNVLKAEMKKLGPISYAEFNVLLMFILLVLLWFSRHPGFVKGWATRLFPEGEKYITDSAPAVFIALLLFVLPANKPKFISWNPSASDPEQPEEDIKKAFLSAPLLDWNVVQRKMPWSIVLLLGGGFALADASANSGLSAWLGHQMTPLGSIPPWAIATVLSLIIAVFTECTSNVATATLFLPVFSSMAASVKIHPLYVMLPGTLSASFAFMLPVATPPNAIVFSYGHIRVLDMVRSGIVMNIIGVFCVTLAINTWGRPMFELDTFPTWANSTMNQ, encoded by the exons ATGGCCCCGACCTGCCTGCGGCCCCTGATGAGGTACCGGTCCTTCGCAATCCTCTTCCTCAcaccgctgctgctgctgccattgcCGGTCGCTGTACCGACGCGG GAGGCCAAATGTGCAtatatcatcatcatcatggcAGTGTACTGGTGCACTGAAGTGATCCCGCTGGCTGTTACCTCCCTCATGCCTGTGgtatttttccctctgcttggaGTTCAGAGCTCTAAATTA GTGTGCTTGCAGTACCTAAACGACACAAACATGCTCTTTCTTGGAGGCCTGATTGTTGCAATTTCTGTTGAGCAATGGAATCTTCACAAAAGGATTGCGCTGAGGGTCCTGCTGATTCTTGGGGTGAAGCCTGCACT cCTCATGCTGGGATTTATGATAGTCACTGCCTTCCTATCCATGTGGATAAGTAACACAGCCACCACTGCTATGATGGTTCCCATTGTCCAGGCTGTCCTGGATCAAATGGACAACACAGAGTATGATGTGACCATGATGGAACAAGCACCTGGGCAAACAAGTACAGTGGTTGAGTTGGAGGAAAAGAATGCAGATCCCACTGTGGTGCATG TCATAAGCAATGGACAAGTCCCTGATGACCCCAGATCTtctgaggaaatgaaaatgaggaAGCATATATGTAAGGGAATGACACTCTGTGTATGCTATGCTGCCAGCATTGGGGGAACTGCAACACTCACTGGAACAGGACCAAACATGGTATTGAAAGGCCAGATGAATCA gctgTACCCCAACAATAATGATGTTGTGAATTTTGCTTCCTGGTTTGGGTTTGCATTCCCAAATATGATTCTGATGTTGGTGTTAGCTTGGCTTTGGCTACAGTGCTCCTTCATGGGACTCAA ctttaaaaaaagctggggctgtgggacaGAGAGAACTGctaaagaaaaagctgcatACAACGTGCTGAaggcagaaatgaagaaattaggCCCAATCTCTTATGCTGAATTCAATGTCCTCctaatgtttattttgctgGTTCTCTTATGGTTTTCCAGACACCCCGGCTTTGTAAAGGGCTGGGCCACCAGGCTCTtcccagaaggagaaaa gtaTATCACTGattctgctcctgctgtgttTATTGCCCTTCTACTGTTTGTCCTTCCTGCCAATAAACCCAAATTCATAAGCTGGAATCCAAGTGCGTCTGACCCTGAACAGCCTGaagaag AtataaaaaaggcatttttatcAGCCCCGCTGCTAGACTGGAATGTGGTTCAGAGGAAGATGCCCTGGAGcattgtgctgctgctgggaggaggttTTGCTTTGGCTGATGCAAGTGCA aaCTCTGGGCTCTCAGCTTGGCTGGGTCATCAAATGACTCCACTAGGATCTATCCCACCGTGGGCCATTGCAACAGTACTTTCACTTATTATAGCTGTCTTCACTGAATGCACCAGTAATGTTGCCACAGCCACCCTCTTCCTACCTGTCTTTTCATCCATG GCTGCATCTGTCAAGATCCATCCTTTGTATGTTATGCTGCCTGGTACTCTCAGTGCTTCCTTTGCCTTCATGCTACCTGTTGCAACACCACCAAATGCAATAGTGTTTTCCTATGGTCACATCCGTGTTTTGGATATG GTTAGATCTGGAATAGTGATGAACATCATTGGAGTCTTCTGTGTCACATTGGCCATCAACACATGGGGAAGACCTATGTTTGAATTGGACACATTCCCAACCTGGGCAAACAGCACAATGAACCAGTGA
- the MED31 gene encoding mediator of RNA polymerase II transcription subunit 31, with product MPLRRAASGGRSASRHRLCRGHPRRPRTAHRSLARPFSGAEQPSTPPSQPVSAFFGCVPVAAILCGESGAARRAAMETDDAGNRLRFQLELEFVQCLANPNYLNFLAQRGYFKDKAFVNYLKYLLYWKEPEYAKYLKYPQCLHMLELLQYEHFRKELVNAQCAKFIDEQQILHWQHYSRKRMRLQQALAEQQQQNNTSVK from the exons ATGCCTCTACGGCGCGCGGCCAGCGGTGGGCGCTCTGCCTCCCGCCACCGCCTCTGTCGGGGCCACCCCCGTCGCCCGAGGACAGCCCACCGCTCGCTGGCCCGCCCTTTCTCCGGCGCCGAGCAGCCGTCGACACCGCCTTCCCAGCCTGTCTCGGCGTTCTTTGGCTGCGTCCCTGTCGCCGCCATCTTGTGTGGGGAGAGTGGCGCAGCGCGGCGGGCAGCCATGGAGACAG ATGATGCAGGAAATCGACTTCGGTTCCAGCTGGAGTTAGAGTTTGTTCAATGTCTGGCAAATCCTAATTACCTCAATT ttcttgcACAAAGAGGCTACTTCAAAGACAAAGCTTTTGTAAATTATCTTAAATACTTACTTTATTGGAAAGAACCTGAATACGCAAAATACCTGAA GTATCCTCAGTGTTTGCATATGTTAGAGCTGCTGCAATATGAACACTTCCGGAAAGAACTGGTAAACGCTCAGTGTGCTAAATTTATTGATGAGCAACAGATTCTTCACTGGCAGCACTATTCACGGAAAAGAATGCGCCTCCAGCAAGCActtgcagaacagcagcaacaaaacaacacctctgtaaaatga
- the TXNDC17 gene encoding thioredoxin domain-containing protein 17, translating into MGWEEKQVRGYLEFMQTAQRYHGRPIFALFCGDKDAEGRSWCPDCVTAEPVVRKELHNMPDDSVFIYCLVGDRTYWKDPNNEFRKNLKLTGVPTLLKYGTPQKLVEEECFKADLVRMLFTED; encoded by the exons ATGGGTTGGGAGGAGAAGCAGGTCCGCGGGTACCTCGAGTTCATGCAGACGGCGCAGCGCTACCATGGCCGGCCCATCTTCGCGCTCTTCTGCGGCGACAAGGATGCCgagggcaggagctggtgcCCCGACTGCGTGACGG CTGAACCAGTTGTGAGGAAGGAACTTCATAACATGCCTGATGACTCTGTATTCATCTACTGCCTAGTAGGAGACAGAACCTA CTGGAAAGATCCCAACAATGAATTCAGAAAGAATCTGAAACTAACAGGAGTGCCTACACTACTGAAATACGGAACA CCTCAGAAGCTGGTTGAAGAAGAATGTTTTAAAGCAGACCTTGTGCGTATGTTGTTTACTGAAGACTAA
- the KIAA0753 gene encoding LOW QUALITY PROTEIN: protein moonraker (The sequence of the model RefSeq protein was modified relative to this genomic sequence to represent the inferred CDS: inserted 1 base in 1 codon), with the protein MGPSKPTMSVATFALTTQLHRNETKALQTQLQFNKNVPAVPEKLALRFSNPHPIIIEKVKASSDQRNVDGSEDPRSSGMFSVISEERLKLAIQLAKRDIKRRHLEDQVKQQVFGDAIKKMLLSQKSQQQKTEVFESPENKSALESQTGLKYQQKLGQPSKVETTASGAKIYLYTTNEGKLIPAVLDSSLTHNRGADPKQSINRKEDKNMQEVRRLQKELRSCVQKIEEVTKKGKEREILDPDEEQRLCARRQKQAARSARMLYVLQQQVKEIEDDLEKLSPHKIKHTKKSRAVSRLAAAQRGAVRALQAFASQFTDQTEQQIPTHYKELGSLIRQLSLCSAKLEADSSISDIIIDILLQVEDLNSLLAKKKTPQKVKKCISAFHGKSPRNTETFLITKQLTSPRGESKPLILKRQQGQQPRKSLATRSLLTAVQKADSCAHVLHSKFQEENDTPTPERNATLRGSIDALVPARAVKKDPILERGHLKKKGMLLPAKSQGMPKSLKSRQIQPKGKHARFQEATIAFQLKENKQLVKESRKPCVPLHPASPPVSPKRSKYCLGITGQTLLGKALKHTACRMDTHTALRGLASLEEGASRGVKIPTDLSSKEMKKIQKLRSLSVSPVQYEDKIQKAVQEHLEPLLDGTQVVANAVTLSEKLLDDLLEDTAQELWGIEQHERLQSEALAKTDTDSLESMLQRMEEIERYQEAVRRRFTQIVYSDSEFWAQKNKMEHEISRTADRPTYPHPIQITNLIGCTEQEMNTLFGKVGSNDSDIDENKEAEEKLQTGNYILQPLTRNCLQKACHVSFSVPEYMLQNIFDYRSRYKHHLKLISHEAVGNFNPWQIAESLAEQLTXEALGDVAAELQEFVRIMQKRCFTSEFLQPVQ; encoded by the exons ATGGGACCAAGCAAGCCAACTATGTCTGTTGCTACATTTGCACTCACTACCCAGCTACACAGGAATGAAACAAAGGCTTTACAAACACAG CTCcagtttaataaaaatgttcctGCTGTTCCAGAGAAGTTGGCTCTCAGATTCTCTAACCCTCATCCAATTATAATAGAAAAAGTGAAGGCATCCAGTGATCAAAGAAATGTAGATGGAAGTGAGGACCCCAGAAGCTCTGGCATGTTTTCAGTGATATCAGAAGAGAGGCTAAAACTGGCTATTCAGCTAGCCAAAAGGGACATAAAACGAAGACATCTTGAAGACCAAGTGAAACAGCAAGTGTTTGGAGATGCTATCAAAAAAATGTTGTTGTCCCAGAAGTCCCAACAGCAGAAGACTGAGGTATTTGAAAgtccagaaaataaaagtgcaCTGGAGTCTCAGACTGGCTTGAAATATCAGCAGAAACTTGGGCAGCCTTCCAAAGTGGAGACTACTGCCTCTGGTGCTAAAATTTATCTCTACACAACAAATGAGGGAAAGCTAATACCAGCTGTTTTGGACTCTTCGCTGACACATAACAGAGGAGCAGACCCCAAGCAAAGtataaacagaaaagaagataaaaatatgcAGGAAGTCCGGCGGCTGCAAAAGGAATTGAGGAGCTGTGTTCAGAAAATTGAAGAAGTGACTAAAAAAG ggaaagagagagaaattttaGATCCTGATGAAGAGCAGCGACTCTGTGCTAGGAGACAGAAACAAGCTGCGCGGTCAGCTCGGATGCTCTATGTACTCCAGCAGCAG GTAAAAGAAATAGAGGATGATTTAGAGAAATTGAGTCCTCATAAAATCAAACATACTAAAAAG tCTCGAGCAGTGTCCAGattggcagcagcacagagaggagctgtACGAGCGTTGCAGGCATTTGCCAGTCAGTTTACAGATCAAACAGAGCAGCAGATCCCTACCCACTACAAGGAACTGGGCAGTCTCATTCGACAACTGTCTTTGTGTTCTGCCAAACTAGAAGCGGATTCTTCCATTTCTGACATTATCATAGATATTTTGCTGCAGGTCGAG GATTTGAATTCACTgctagcaaagaaaaaaacacctcagaaaGTGAAGAAATGCATTTCAGCATTTCATGGTAAATCTCCAAGGAACACTGAGACATTTCTAATCACAAAGCAGCTGACATCTCcaagaggagaaagcaaaccTCTCATCTTAAAGAGACAGCAGGGCCAACAGCCTAGAAAATCTCTAGCTACCAGGAGTCTGCTGACTG cagtTCAGAAGGCAGACAGTTGTGCTCATGTATTGCACAGTAAGTTCCAAGAAGAAAATGACACACCTACTCCAGAGAGAAATGCCACTTTACGAGGAAGCATAGATGCATTGGTGCCAGCTAGAGCTGTAAAAAAAGATCCCATACTTGAACGAGGCcatttgaagaagaaaggcatGTTATTACCTGCAAAATCACAG GGAATGCCAAAATCTCTAAAATCAAGACAAATACAGCCTAAAGGAAAGCATGCCCGATTTCAAGAGGCAACGATAGCTTTTCAGCTAAAAGAGAATAAACAGCTTGTTAAGGAGAGCAGAAAACCCTGTGTACCTCTTCACCCTGCATCTCCACCTGTTTCACCAAAAAG GTCCAAGTATTGTCTGGGAATCACAGGCCAAACTCTTCTAGGCAAAGCACTGAAACACACAGCGTGCAGAATGGACACTCACACTGCATTAAGGGG actAGCATCCCTTGAAGAAGGAGCTTCAAGAGGAGTAAAGATTCCAACTGACCTTAgcagcaaagaaatgaaaaaaatacagaagttaaG GTCATTAAGTGTTTCTCCGGTCCAGTATGAAGATAAAATTCAGAAGGCAGTACAGGAGCACTTAGAACCTCTCTTAGATGGGACACAG GTTGTAGCAAATGCAGTTACTCTGAGCGAAAAGCTATTGGATGATCTTCTGGAAGATACTGCTCAGGAGCTGTGGGGTATAGAGCAACATGAGAGACTTCAGTCTGAGGCACTGGCTAAGACTGACACTGATAGTCTGGAGTCAATGTTGCAAAGAATGGAAGAAATTGAA AGATACCAGGAGGCTGTACGCAGGAGATTCACCCAGATTGTGTACAGTGATTCAGAGTTCTGGgcccagaaaaacaaaatgg AGCATGAAATTTCACGGACAGCTGACAGACCTACATATCCTCATCCAATTCAGATAACCAACTTAATTGGATGCACAGAGCAAGAAATGAACACTTTATTTGGAAAAGTTGGTAGCAA TGATAGTGATATTGATGAAAACaaagaagcagaggagaaattGCAGACTGGAAATTATATTCTGCAGCCCCTGACTCGGAATTGTCTACAGAAAGCATGCCATGTGTCTTTCTCTGTGCCAGAGTATATGCTTCAGAATATCTTCGATTATAGAAGCAGATACAAGCATCACTTAAAGCTTATTTCCCATGAGGCAGTAGGCAATTTCAATCCATGGCAGATTGCTGAGAG TCTTGCAGAACAACTAA GAGAAGCCCTAGGTGATgtagcagcagagctgcaggagttTGTGAGGATTATGCAGAAGCGGTGTTTCACATCAGAGTTTTTGCAGCCAGTGCAGTAA